The DNA region GGCAGGGGCTATGATACCAGAAATAATATACAATGGGATAGGTTCATATTCAGAGTTTGGAGCTATTTTAAATTATTTTCACCCTCAGCCTCCAACTCCTAAAGCTATTGAGGATAGTGTGCCAGGTATGAATAGCACCTATGATTTCAGTAATCTATTAAGTGGCGGTGAACCAACCTTTGATGATAGAAAAATCCAATGTTCTTTAGAATTTGTGGGTAGGACTAAGAAGGAGCTATATAGTTTATATGGAAGATTGCTTACTTGGTTAATGTTAGGGACTAGACATCCATTAATATACTCTGAGGATTCTGAATTACATTATAATGCTAAAGTAAGTAGCCAAACCATTCCAACTTTTGAAGTGTTTTGTGCTTTAGGTGGAACTTTAGTTATTGAATTTTTAGCTAGTCCTTATCGAGTAGGTAATACTTTATATGGCAATTTACTATGGGATGATATTGATTTCGATTTACCCGACTATATTCAGGATACTCAATTTGATGTGGTAGGAAGTAAAACAGTTACTATATATATACCTGGTAGTAATCATTCAATAGTTCCAAAAGTAGTTACAGATAGCAGTATGACTTGTGCACTCAATAGTTATACTGCTACTTTTAATCCTTCAACTTCTATAGATTGGGGATTTAAACTTAAACCTGGAGCTAATACCATTATTATTACAGGGACAGGAAGTATAGACTTTCAGTTCCAAAAAGAGGTGCTATAGATGAATATTTTATATACACATAGTTTGACCTTGGCAGAAATTACGAAAGAAACACATAGAAAAGAGGTGACATAATGGGAACATTAGGAGATACAATAAGAGTACAGTCGGCTAAAGAAGTAAGGGATGGAATAGCCGATTTTATCGACATTGTTGAACAACTCATAATTAATGCTGGAGCTAGCAATGCCGAAATAGTAGTTGGAAGAAAAAGTAATGTAACGGGACAAATTTTTGATACAATAGGTCATAGAATAGATGGTATTGATTCACAATTTATCACTATAGCAGCTCAATTAATTTCAAAATTATCAAAGTCGGATATACAAAACTTAATAGGATTTGCAGATATAAATAAAAATCTAAGTAAGATAGACCAAACAATGTTAGCAGATACTTTACTACAACAGATAGCCGGAACAGCTCCAATAAATGCAGTCCCTGCTGATGGTAGTATAACAAAGATAAAATTAGCAAATGGTGCAGTAGGAATTGAAAAATTATCTCCAGATTTATTCAATGATACGCTAATACAATCTGATATTGAAGCTAGCTTTTCAAATGCTAGATCATACGAAAATGCATATCCAATGAAATTTGTTTATACTATTCCTGCTGGATTAACACTTTCTAATATAACAGCTAAATGTAAGTTTAAAACCGATTCTAGCAATATTACTCAAGCAAGATTAAAATTACTAGTTGGAACTGATGCTACAATAGGAGCTAATCTTACAACACCAGCATTTACTCCGATAACAAGTGGTGTGGAAACAGAACTAACAGTAACGAGAAGCAATTCTGACACAGGATTTACAAATATAGTAGTTTTTGTTTATGCGTGGGGAAGTAATATTGCATTACCAGCATCTTATTTAATATCTAATTTAGAGTTATATATTAATGGTAATTTAACTGAATATACTGCGGTTTTAGATGAAGCATACAGCAATGCATATGCAACATGTACATTTAACTACACAGGTGATAAATTAGCATTAGAAAGAGATGTAGATTCTTTAAACACTGATATTTTAAATTTAAATGAAAGTGTTTCAAAGGCAATAAAGAGTAAAGTTACTGATAATTTAGCACAATTTTCTAACGGTAGAACTTTTGAAAATTCTTACCCTCTGAAATTTAATTGTACAGTTACTAAGCCATATTCAACTATTGAAGCTAGAGTTGATATTACTTCTAAAAATGCTAATTTATTTCAAGGTAGATTAAAGATATACTTCAATAATAGTCCTACTGATTTTGTTCTTGGTAATTTTTCTACTTTGACAACAGGTGTAGAAAAGAATTTATCAGTCATTGCAACCAGAGCGAGTATTCAAACAGTTACAGTATATATATTTCTTGAAGGAACAAATGTAAGCCTTCCTTCGGACTACTCATTTAAAGATATTAAAATTCTTCTTGATGGAGTTGAGGATGACACAATAACATTCACATGGGACCCAACATATGGTGCAAGTGACATGACAGTAACAATGACAGAAGGTGGAAAATATATATTAACCGACTGGAACAACAATCCAGTTCCTTTGGCTGTTGAAGCTGATGTAGAAAACTTAAAGACAAAAACAATTGATACTGCATCTTCTCCTTTGAGAGGTAAAATACTTAATATGATTGGTGATAGTTATGTTTATGGTCATACATTAGGTTCAGATAAAGTATCTTATGCTAGAATAGCAGTTAAATATGGCATGACATATAGAAATTACGGTATAAATGGAAATACAATTTCCACAGTAGCTGGTGGAAGTGGCACGCCAATGGTTACAAGATATGTTGACATGGACAATAATGCTGATTATATAGGTGTAGTTGGTGGTAGAAATGATTACAACATGGGAGCACCTATTGGCACAAATACGGATACTGATCCAAGTACATTTAAAGGGGCATTAAACATACTCTGTGAAGGTCTTATAAATAAATATATAGGTAAAAAATTATTCTTTATTACATGCTGGAATGTTAATGATGCCATGATGGCATATTCTGATGCAGAGCTAGAAATTTGTGGGCGTTGGGGAATTCCTTGCTTTGATGCAAGTAGATATAGTGGGGTATTTATGAGGTCAGAGAGTTTTAGAACACAATATTGCTTATCATCAACTGATCCATCACACTTGAATGAAATAGGTCATGAATATGTAAAGCCAAAGTTTGAAGCTTTTTTGCATACATTATAATTAGATAATAAGGGTAAAATTGTAAATAAAGAGAACAATGTAAAAGTTGCTACTAAGTGTTCAACAACCTCATTATGGGAATTTTAGTAAATAAGGCA from Clostridium pasteurianum BC1 includes:
- a CDS encoding SGNH/GDSL hydrolase family protein, which translates into the protein MGTLGDTIRVQSAKEVRDGIADFIDIVEQLIINAGASNAEIVVGRKSNVTGQIFDTIGHRIDGIDSQFITIAAQLISKLSKSDIQNLIGFADINKNLSKIDQTMLADTLLQQIAGTAPINAVPADGSITKIKLANGAVGIEKLSPDLFNDTLIQSDIEASFSNARSYENAYPMKFVYTIPAGLTLSNITAKCKFKTDSSNITQARLKLLVGTDATIGANLTTPAFTPITSGVETELTVTRSNSDTGFTNIVVFVYAWGSNIALPASYLISNLELYINGNLTEYTAVLDEAYSNAYATCTFNYTGDKLALERDVDSLNTDILNLNESVSKAIKSKVTDNLAQFSNGRTFENSYPLKFNCTVTKPYSTIEARVDITSKNANLFQGRLKIYFNNSPTDFVLGNFSTLTTGVEKNLSVIATRASIQTVTVYIFLEGTNVSLPSDYSFKDIKILLDGVEDDTITFTWDPTYGASDMTVTMTEGGKYILTDWNNNPVPLAVEADVENLKTKTIDTASSPLRGKILNMIGDSYVYGHTLGSDKVSYARIAVKYGMTYRNYGINGNTISTVAGGSGTPMVTRYVDMDNNADYIGVVGGRNDYNMGAPIGTNTDTDPSTFKGALNILCEGLINKYIGKKLFFITCWNVNDAMMAYSDAELEICGRWGIPCFDASRYSGVFMRSESFRTQYCLSSTDPSHLNEIGHEYVKPKFEAFLHTL